A window of the Pseudobacteroides sp. genome harbors these coding sequences:
- a CDS encoding ABC transporter substrate-binding protein, which produces MLKIKRLGCNIVSAALVCSALLSGCGSSTSTKPTDANATANKSSDNSTVSNLEPYEINAYFLAPQCKDVKLVQEELNKLLKKKINATIKLNYYWWDSYQNKQQMAVASGDKIDIMFSPSWWGFNDYVAKQAWLPLDELVAKHGKDIIANINPAYLKAPIVNGKLYAIPTAKDMFGTGGFIFNKELVDKYNFDIDSISKPEDIEPWLKIIKEKEPGIIPFLSSLGDQQQYLAQDWQVNVGTVDVPVGYQKTDGDVKIMNLMETDIAKRIYKLSRSWYQKGYINKDVATLQDGTPLKKAKKVFAWTEQLKPGKADELKAQFGYDLVQANAWKGIQYFTTTPDLTNSQLVIPRTSDNPERAMMFINLLFSDKEIKNLLSWGIENKHYKKIGENQIDFADGVNADNSGYYGLAQWSMGGSQFLDYLWASESADKWQKMEEFNNSAKPMKIVGWTYDSSNVKSEMAALAPIGQNQGRPLSQGLVDYDTQYPKVKASLEKAGIQKVIDDCQKSIDAFIAASKK; this is translated from the coding sequence ATGCTTAAAATCAAAAGGTTGGGATGTAACATTGTTTCTGCAGCTCTAGTATGCAGTGCGTTATTGTCAGGGTGTGGAAGTTCTACTTCGACCAAACCAACTGATGCAAACGCAACAGCAAACAAGTCTTCGGATAACAGCACAGTATCGAATCTGGAACCGTATGAAATCAATGCATACTTTCTTGCTCCCCAGTGCAAAGATGTAAAGCTGGTACAGGAAGAACTAAACAAACTGCTTAAGAAAAAAATCAATGCCACTATCAAACTGAATTACTATTGGTGGGATAGCTATCAGAATAAGCAGCAGATGGCAGTGGCTTCCGGTGATAAGATAGACATTATGTTTTCACCGAGCTGGTGGGGATTTAATGACTACGTGGCTAAACAGGCATGGTTACCATTGGATGAACTTGTGGCAAAACACGGGAAGGATATTATTGCCAACATCAATCCAGCATATTTGAAAGCTCCGATTGTAAATGGAAAGCTCTATGCAATTCCGACTGCGAAGGATATGTTCGGAACCGGCGGATTTATATTTAATAAGGAACTGGTGGACAAATACAATTTTGATATAGACTCTATTTCTAAGCCTGAAGACATAGAGCCATGGCTTAAGATTATCAAGGAAAAAGAACCGGGTATAATCCCGTTTTTGTCCTCACTGGGTGACCAGCAGCAATATTTGGCACAGGATTGGCAGGTCAATGTGGGTACTGTGGATGTCCCAGTCGGCTACCAAAAAACCGATGGAGATGTTAAGATTATGAATCTTATGGAAACCGATATTGCAAAAAGAATATACAAATTGTCTCGTAGTTGGTATCAGAAGGGTTATATCAACAAGGATGTAGCAACACTGCAGGATGGAACTCCGCTAAAGAAGGCTAAGAAAGTATTTGCATGGACAGAGCAGTTGAAGCCAGGAAAAGCAGATGAATTGAAGGCACAATTTGGATATGATCTTGTTCAGGCAAATGCTTGGAAGGGCATTCAATATTTTACAACCACTCCGGATTTGACAAACTCACAGTTGGTTATTCCAAGAACATCCGATAATCCTGAAAGGGCAATGATGTTCATAAATCTGCTATTTAGTGACAAAGAGATTAAGAATCTTTTGAGTTGGGGTATTGAAAACAAGCATTACAAGAAGATTGGCGAAAACCAGATCGACTTTGCCGATGGTGTTAACGCAGACAACTCAGGTTACTACGGTCTTGCTCAGTGGTCCATGGGTGGAAGCCAGTTCTTAGATTACCTGTGGGCAAGCGAGAGTGCCGACAAGTGGCAGAAGATGGAGGAGTTTAATAACTCTGCAAAACCAATGAAAATTGTAGGGTGGACTTACGACTCCAGCAATGTAAAATCAGAAATGGCAGCACTGGCTCCGATAGGGCAGAATCAGGGACGGCCGCTTTCCCAAGGGCTGGTTGACTATGATACACAATATCCTAAGGTCAAGGCTTCTCTAGAAAAAGCAGGTATTCAGAAGGTTATCGATGATTGTCAAAAATCGATAGACGCTTTTATTGCTGCATCTAAAAAGTAA
- a CDS encoding ABC transporter permease, which produces MTTNASTTPDVNITPNASTAPKKKNFWKKTGFIQELVKNKAMFLMLLLPFTLVFVNYYLPMFGVIIAFKNFNYSDGFLGSPWSGLENFKFLFMSDAAWQITRNTILYNLFFIVLGLIFAVLFALALNELRNKFAARLYQSIIFLPYFLSWVVVAYLALAFLDPNGFFNKTIVNIFNLQTVDWYASPQYWPYILVLINLWKNIGYGIVIYIAGISGIDQEYYEAAVLDGASKLQQIRYITIPFLIPFMIVTVIINLGNIFRSDFGLFYQIPMQQGLLAPSTEVLDTYIYKALIMSGDLGMSSAAGLYQSVIGFFTVLIANWAVGKISKENKIF; this is translated from the coding sequence ATGACAACAAATGCAAGCACTACACCAGATGTAAATATTACACCGAATGCAAGCACTGCACCAAAGAAAAAGAACTTCTGGAAAAAAACGGGATTTATTCAGGAATTGGTAAAAAACAAGGCGATGTTTCTTATGCTTCTGCTACCATTTACTCTAGTATTTGTAAACTACTATTTACCTATGTTTGGCGTAATTATTGCCTTCAAGAATTTCAACTATAGTGATGGGTTTCTAGGCAGTCCATGGTCGGGCTTAGAAAATTTTAAGTTTCTTTTCATGTCTGATGCTGCATGGCAGATTACCAGAAACACCATTTTATACAACTTGTTTTTCATTGTATTAGGATTAATTTTTGCGGTTCTATTTGCTTTAGCTCTCAATGAATTAAGAAATAAATTTGCGGCAAGGTTATATCAGTCTATAATATTTTTACCCTACTTTCTCTCATGGGTTGTTGTAGCTTATCTTGCATTGGCCTTTCTGGACCCGAATGGATTCTTTAACAAAACCATCGTAAATATATTCAATTTACAGACCGTTGACTGGTACGCTTCACCCCAGTATTGGCCATATATATTAGTACTCATAAATCTATGGAAGAATATTGGTTACGGTATTGTCATTTACATAGCTGGAATTTCAGGCATTGACCAGGAATATTATGAAGCTGCTGTATTGGACGGTGCGAGCAAGCTGCAGCAGATAAGATATATCACAATTCCATTTTTGATTCCTTTTATGATTGTAACAGTAATTATAAACCTTGGTAATATATTCCGATCTGATTTTGGCCTTTTCTATCAGATCCCAATGCAGCAGGGACTTTTGGCACCTTCGACAGAAGTTCTGGATACTTACATATATAAAGCGTTAATTATGAGCGGGGATTTGGGCATGTCTTCGGCTGCTGGATTATACCAATCTGTTATAGGATTCTTTACAGTTTTGATAGCCAACTGGGCGGTTGGTAAAATCAGTAAGGAAAATAAGATATTCTAA
- a CDS encoding carbohydrate ABC transporter permease, whose amino-acid sequence MKPKKINESLSLNSISPTTNLIINAAFIVYCIFCIAPLILVFMVSITDQTSLAINGYSFFPSKTSFDAYRYLFNDVEKLLRSYGVTIFTCVVGTFFCVLFTMLYAYPISRKSFKYRNFFSFFMFFTMLFQGGLVPWYIMYTKYLHLQDNIIALIMPAVMNAFYVLIAKTFFTINLPDSVLEAARIDGASEFKIFYTIVIPMSTPVIATIALFSFLSYWNDWYLCLLFINDPQYYNLQYSMYQALRSLQFLTSSLASASGNTTSALANVPGETLRMAMAIIGIGPIIFAYPFFQRYFIKGLTIGAVKG is encoded by the coding sequence ATGAAGCCTAAAAAAATAAATGAATCTTTAAGCTTAAATTCCATTTCGCCTACTACCAATTTGATAATTAATGCAGCATTTATTGTTTATTGTATTTTCTGTATAGCTCCATTAATTTTGGTATTCATGGTTTCGATTACAGATCAAACATCTCTTGCAATAAATGGGTACTCCTTTTTTCCCAGCAAAACTAGTTTTGATGCATATAGATATTTATTCAATGATGTGGAGAAATTGCTAAGATCATATGGTGTTACAATTTTCACATGTGTTGTTGGTACATTTTTTTGTGTGCTGTTTACAATGTTATATGCGTATCCCATTTCAAGAAAATCATTTAAATACAGGAATTTCTTCTCCTTCTTTATGTTCTTTACCATGCTGTTTCAAGGAGGACTGGTACCTTGGTATATCATGTATACCAAATACCTGCATCTGCAGGATAATATCATTGCTTTGATCATGCCAGCGGTCATGAATGCATTTTACGTGCTGATTGCAAAGACATTTTTTACAATCAATCTACCCGACTCGGTGCTGGAAGCGGCTAGAATTGATGGTGCCAGTGAATTCAAAATATTCTACACCATTGTTATTCCGATGTCCACTCCTGTTATTGCGACAATAGCATTATTTTCATTCTTGAGTTATTGGAATGACTGGTATCTTTGTCTATTATTCATTAACGATCCTCAATACTACAATCTTCAATATTCAATGTATCAGGCACTGCGTTCCTTACAGTTCCTGACATCTTCTCTTGCATCAGCTTCAGGAAATACTACGAGTGCATTGGCAAATGTGCCTGGAGAAACTCTGCGTATGGCTATGGCGATTATCGGTATCGGACCTATTATTTTCGCATATCCCTTCTTCCAGAGATATTTTATAAAGGGTCTTACTATTGGGGCAGTAAAAGGTTGA